A single Crateriforma conspicua DNA region contains:
- the glnD gene encoding [protein-PII] uridylyltransferase, producing MSFQPVVLAARERLAQVREKIRGQHADGSPGFQVANRMADLYDDVVLMVWESASRKLQHDLGFRGLALVAHGGFGRRDLAPFSDVDLMLLTTARSAGLATEVAGILTRDLVDAGLDLGFSIRGPAEACKRAWTDPVIFSSLAESRFLAGSSTVFGQYFDRLRKGSIRRQYRLTKTVVEARRSERLKWGETNYLLRPNVKKSRGALRDIQLVRWIGFARSGESDLEKLYRLGALPAEDLRQLRHAYAFMLRLRNELHFRAGRSQDVLDRATQMEIAEQWGYENSEGVLAVEHFMQDYFEHTQNVRYAAAYFTDDTLSQSRLSRVSERALSRKLTENIRMGPTQIWVVDSDLDRFATSLPDVLRLMNLANQHFKRISHRTWQAIRHSMARRNPSPPDPDSINAFLGLLSKPGRLASLLRRLHELRVLEQLIPPMKRCRGLLQFNAYHKYTVDAHCIRAVEAATKLEEYSSSMARRYARLKDKAILHLALLIHDLGKGYEEDHCEVGRRIAGEIADHLELDDASRETLQWLVHKHLIVNVAAFRHDLNDSQVVLSFAAEVGSIRRLELLIVHAVADLIAVGPGVASDWKMNLIEDLYLRTRRYFESGTLPDEMDAETASQRKQIAEQLADSGAPKIGLDILNALPLSILRRITPDQLVGELTGIAQWYETGRSSCCVANYDSSFLAMRYTVLHREARRNIGTFARSTGALSGLGLQIMRADVDTIEVDDQEVAWDSFWVLDPDHENPPPQHRVNEVCNHVCRLLADPTAPVTAHRDTWRGASIREPDSVNVLPTKVTFDNDTLEQYTILSLFAYDRQGLLYRVARAMAELSIVLHFAKIDTHLDQIADVFYVTESDGNKIVDSTRQKVVQQSILESLEMAGRRV from the coding sequence GCTCAGGTACGCGAAAAGATCCGTGGCCAACACGCCGACGGGTCGCCCGGATTCCAAGTCGCCAACCGTATGGCCGACTTGTACGACGATGTCGTTTTGATGGTTTGGGAATCCGCGTCGCGGAAGCTGCAGCATGATCTGGGGTTTCGCGGTTTAGCGTTGGTCGCGCACGGTGGATTCGGACGCCGCGACTTGGCGCCATTTTCCGACGTCGATTTGATGTTGTTGACGACGGCGAGATCCGCGGGTTTGGCGACCGAAGTAGCCGGCATTCTGACACGTGATTTGGTCGATGCCGGGCTGGACCTGGGGTTTTCCATTCGCGGTCCGGCCGAAGCCTGCAAGCGGGCCTGGACCGATCCGGTCATTTTTTCATCGCTGGCGGAATCACGTTTTCTGGCGGGCAGTTCCACGGTGTTCGGTCAGTATTTTGATCGGCTGCGAAAGGGCAGCATCCGACGCCAGTATCGTTTGACCAAAACCGTGGTCGAAGCGCGAAGAAGCGAACGCCTGAAATGGGGCGAGACTAACTATCTGTTGCGTCCGAACGTCAAGAAGTCGCGTGGTGCACTTCGTGATATCCAGCTGGTCCGTTGGATCGGGTTTGCCCGCAGTGGCGAATCGGATTTGGAGAAGCTGTATCGGCTGGGAGCGCTTCCGGCAGAAGATTTACGACAACTACGTCACGCATACGCGTTCATGTTGCGATTGCGGAATGAGCTTCACTTTCGAGCCGGTCGCAGCCAAGACGTGCTGGATCGCGCGACGCAAATGGAGATCGCTGAACAGTGGGGGTATGAGAACAGCGAAGGCGTGCTGGCGGTCGAGCATTTCATGCAGGACTATTTCGAACACACACAGAACGTCCGCTATGCCGCTGCCTATTTCACCGACGACACGCTGTCGCAATCACGATTGTCACGCGTTAGTGAACGGGCTCTGTCACGCAAGTTGACCGAAAACATCCGGATGGGGCCGACGCAAATCTGGGTGGTCGATTCCGATCTGGACCGCTTCGCCACCAGCCTGCCGGACGTGTTGCGGTTGATGAATTTGGCCAACCAACACTTCAAACGGATTTCGCACCGAACCTGGCAAGCGATTCGGCATTCGATGGCCCGTCGCAACCCCAGTCCACCGGATCCCGATTCGATCAATGCGTTTTTGGGGCTGTTAAGCAAGCCGGGGCGGTTGGCTTCGCTGTTGCGACGGTTGCATGAATTGCGTGTCTTGGAACAGCTGATCCCACCGATGAAACGGTGCCGAGGCTTGTTGCAGTTCAACGCGTATCACAAGTACACGGTTGACGCACACTGCATTCGCGCGGTCGAAGCGGCGACGAAGTTAGAAGAGTATTCGTCGTCGATGGCGCGGCGGTATGCCCGACTGAAGGACAAGGCCATTCTGCACTTGGCATTGTTGATTCATGACCTTGGCAAAGGCTATGAAGAAGACCACTGTGAAGTCGGGCGGCGGATCGCCGGTGAAATCGCGGATCATCTGGAGTTGGACGACGCCAGTCGCGAAACTTTGCAATGGCTGGTTCACAAACACCTGATCGTCAACGTCGCCGCATTCCGCCACGATTTGAATGATTCCCAAGTGGTGTTGTCGTTCGCCGCGGAAGTCGGGTCGATTCGAAGGCTGGAGTTGTTGATCGTTCACGCCGTGGCGGACTTGATTGCCGTCGGCCCCGGCGTGGCTTCCGATTGGAAAATGAATCTGATCGAAGACTTGTATTTGCGGACCCGACGCTATTTCGAATCCGGGACGTTACCCGATGAGATGGATGCCGAAACCGCCAGCCAACGCAAACAGATTGCCGAGCAGTTGGCGGACTCGGGTGCACCGAAGATCGGTTTGGATATTCTGAACGCATTGCCGTTATCGATTCTTCGGCGAATTACACCGGACCAATTGGTCGGCGAATTGACAGGCATCGCCCAGTGGTATGAAACAGGGCGTTCGTCGTGCTGTGTCGCAAACTATGATTCCAGTTTCTTGGCGATGCGATACACCGTGTTGCATCGCGAAGCACGCCGAAATATTGGAACGTTCGCACGCAGCACCGGCGCGCTTAGCGGTTTGGGGTTGCAGATCATGCGTGCCGATGTCGACACGATCGAAGTGGATGATCAAGAGGTGGCTTGGGATTCGTTTTGGGTGTTGGATCCCGATCATGAAAACCCACCACCTCAACACCGGGTGAATGAAGTCTGCAACCACGTTTGCCGATTGCTGGCCGATCCGACAGCGCCGGTGACTGCCCACCGAGATACTTGGCGCGGTGCGTCAATTCGCGAGCCTGATTCGGTGAATGTTTTGCCGACGAAGGTCACCTTTGATAACGACACTTTGGAACAGTACACCATATTGTCGTTGTTCGCTTATGATCGTCAGGGCTTGTTGTATCGCGTGGCTCGTGCGATGGCCGAACTGTCAATCGTGCTGCACTTTGCCAAGATCGACACGCACCTGGATCAGATCGCCGACGTCTTTTATGTCACCGAATCTGATGGCAACAAGATCGTTGATTCGACGCGTCAAAAAGTCGTCCAGCAGTCCATCTTGGAATCGCTGGAAATGGCCGGGCGTCGCGTGTAA
- a CDS encoding ROK family protein produces MSEPNRSNEKDTEKSDKFWIGFDLGGTKMLAIAYDQKWKELGRRRRKTRGRDSSDSGLDRICSTIERLLNENDLSADQIAGIGIGCPGPIDVDKGRILVTPNLGWNNLDVRDKLTKRFDCPVAVVNDVDAGVYGEYRFGAAKKARCVVGIFPGTGIGGGCVYQGQILQGAGISCMEIGHTRISSSDRASGYDLPGTLEAEASRLTIAAEAAKAAHRGDAPALKEIAGTDLAEIRSGALAESIQKGDTTIHHLVETAAETVGIAVVNIVHLLAPDKIVLGGGLVEAMEDLIVGTVKRTARKRVMSVYRDRFDVVPAKLGDDAGALGAAAWAASSFGDESDEV; encoded by the coding sequence ATGTCAGAACCGAATCGCAGCAACGAGAAAGACACCGAGAAGTCGGACAAGTTTTGGATCGGCTTTGATCTTGGCGGGACCAAGATGCTGGCCATCGCCTACGACCAAAAATGGAAAGAACTTGGCCGCCGCCGTCGCAAGACCCGCGGACGTGATTCGTCCGACAGCGGTTTGGACCGCATCTGTTCGACGATCGAACGATTGCTGAATGAAAACGATCTGTCGGCAGATCAGATTGCGGGCATTGGTATCGGTTGTCCAGGACCAATCGATGTGGACAAGGGGCGTATCTTGGTCACACCCAACTTGGGTTGGAACAACTTGGACGTTCGTGACAAGTTGACGAAGCGATTCGATTGTCCGGTGGCCGTGGTCAATGACGTTGATGCCGGTGTCTATGGCGAATATCGCTTTGGTGCCGCGAAGAAGGCCCGGTGCGTGGTGGGAATTTTCCCGGGCACCGGCATCGGTGGCGGCTGCGTGTATCAAGGCCAGATTCTTCAGGGCGCCGGAATCAGTTGTATGGAAATCGGCCACACTCGGATTTCCAGCAGCGATCGAGCAAGCGGTTATGACCTGCCCGGCACTTTGGAAGCCGAAGCCAGCCGATTGACCATTGCCGCCGAAGCGGCCAAGGCGGCTCATCGTGGCGACGCCCCGGCGTTGAAAGAGATCGCCGGGACTGATCTGGCGGAAATTCGCAGCGGTGCGCTCGCGGAATCCATTCAAAAAGGGGATACCACGATTCACCACTTGGTGGAAACGGCCGCTGAAACGGTCGGCATTGCGGTTGTCAACATCGTTCACCTGTTAGCACCCGACAAGATTGTGTTGGGCGGTGGCTTGGTCGAAGCGATGGAAGATTTGATTGTCGGCACGGTGAAACGCACCGCACGCAAACGCGTGATGAGTGTCTACCGTGATCGATTCGACGTTGTACCGGCAAAGCTGGGCGACGATGCGGGGGCACTCGGGGCCGCCGCCTGGGCGGCCAGTAGCTTTGGCGACGAATCGGACGAAGTCTAA
- a CDS encoding glycosyltransferase family 2 protein encodes MPASGTLSTSEPQTFARISEASGPLRPGVSVQMAVFNAMPYLVDAVESILYQSYQDFEFIIVDDGSTDDSLAYLRSVNNARIKIIPQTNRGTAAAGNVGLAHCTRQYLARMDADDWSDPSRLERLADALDANPDVSMVGSSFAYFGDRTAGRPVPMPQDHDSIYRALLRGDHGMVHGASMMRTECMRAVGGYWEHRFFEDWDLFLRMAEVGKLMNVPHSLYLYRAHDTSLSSRRLEEMRLHYDYAIDQAKRRREGIPTCDLAEFQSQRKNRPMTKSIGERLDNIALANYRRAMGETYGHRPLRGRMRLLSASLWNPRRTLNRIGRRFRSRID; translated from the coding sequence GTGCCCGCATCCGGAACACTGTCGACCAGCGAACCGCAGACATTCGCAAGAATATCTGAGGCCAGCGGTCCGCTGCGCCCGGGCGTTAGCGTCCAGATGGCGGTTTTCAACGCGATGCCCTATTTGGTCGACGCAGTGGAATCGATCCTGTACCAAAGCTATCAGGACTTTGAATTCATCATCGTCGACGACGGATCGACAGACGATTCCCTGGCGTATCTGCGAAGCGTCAATAACGCGCGTATTAAAATCATCCCCCAAACCAATCGGGGAACGGCCGCCGCGGGGAATGTCGGTTTAGCTCATTGCACCCGACAATATTTGGCGCGAATGGATGCGGACGACTGGTCAGACCCCAGTCGCTTGGAACGCTTGGCGGATGCCTTGGACGCGAACCCCGACGTGTCCATGGTGGGCAGCAGCTTTGCGTACTTCGGTGACCGTACGGCGGGACGTCCGGTACCGATGCCGCAGGACCACGATTCGATTTATCGCGCCCTGTTGCGTGGGGACCATGGGATGGTTCATGGCGCCAGCATGATGCGAACCGAATGCATGCGGGCGGTGGGCGGATACTGGGAACACCGGTTCTTTGAAGACTGGGATTTGTTCCTACGGATGGCAGAAGTCGGAAAGTTGATGAATGTTCCGCACAGCCTGTATCTGTATCGCGCCCATGACACCAGTCTTAGCAGCCGACGATTGGAAGAAATGCGACTGCACTACGATTATGCGATCGACCAAGCCAAGCGTCGTCGCGAAGGCATACCGACATGTGACTTGGCTGAATTTCAATCGCAACGAAAAAACCGACCGATGACAAAGTCAATCGGCGAGCGTTTGGACAACATCGCGTTGGCAAACTATCGTCGCGCGATGGGTGAAACCTACGGCCACAGGCCGCTGCGAGGCCGCATGCGATTACTGTCAGCTTCGCTGTGGAATCCGCGCCGAACGTTGAATCGGATCGGACGACGTTTCCGATCGCGAATCGATTAG